GTCGGATGTCTCCGAACGCTTTGCCACCGGTGTAAGGCGCATCGACGATGGTGTTGGTGACCTGGTGTTGACGTTGCAGGATCTGAATATCGATACCAACACACTGGTGGTGTTCTCGTCGGACAACGGTCCGCATACTGAATCCTATATGTCCAGCGCATCCTATACGCCGCAGGCGTTCGATTCGTACGGTCCGTTCGACGGCGTCAAACGCGACTGCTGGGAAGGGGGCATCCGTGTTCCGACGCTGGTGCGATGGCCGGGAATGGTCAGTTCGAACGCGGTGGTGGAACAACCCTCGCAGTTCCATGACTGGTTGACCACCTTTGCCGCTGCGGCCGGAATTCCAACACCGGCTCGGCTGGACGGGGTTTCGCTGCTTCCGACGCTGACCGGAAGCGGAATGCAAAAGGAGCCGTTGACCTACATTGAGTACGACAGTTCGCAATCCACGCCTAACTATTCCGATTTCGATCCGTCGCACCGAAAGCGGGCCCGCAACCAGATGCAGGTGGTTTTTCAAGGAGGCTACAAAGGAGTGCGGGTCAATATTGGGTCGCATTCGGACGATTTTGAAATCTACGACCTTTCCTCAGACCCCAAGGAAACCAACAACCTGGCATCGGTTATGACCAGTCTGCAGACCGAAATGAAAAACCGCGTATTACAGGTGCGTCAGTCAAACACATCCGCGTCCCGCCCTTACGATAGCGAGCTGGTTCCGCCCGTCGCGGCCACCGTTGAAAACGGGCTGGAGGTCAAGACCTATGAAGGGAGCTGGAGCTGGGTTCCCGAATTCGAGGATCTCGTGCATGTCGGCACCCATGCCGTGGACGGCATTTCAACCGCGCACCTCAGCCGGAGCGCCGATGCCGGACTGCTCTATACCGGCTATATCAAAGTGCCCGCCGACGGTACCTGGACCTTCTACAATACCTCTGACGAAGGAACCATCCTGCGCATTCACGACAGTCTCGTGATTGACGACGATTTTAACCACATCGGCGCAGAGGAATCCGGCACCATCAAGTTGAAGACCGGATTCCATCCGTTCCGCCTCTACTACCGCACGGCGGCTTCCTCGCCGGTGCTGAACATGAAGTGGGAGGGGCCGGGCACGGCCAAGACCGATATTCCGGACACGGCGCTTTTCCGTCCGGGCAACCTTCCGCCGGGACCGCCGACAGCCATCGGCGATGCCGCCACCACGGCCGGAGCCACTTCCGTTCTGATCAATGCGCTGGCCAACGATTTTGATGATGGTACTCCCGCGGTTCTATCCATCACCGATCCGGGCAGTCCGTTGGCCGGCACGGCGGTGCTCGAATCCGGGCAGATCCGCTATACCCCGAATCCAGGGTTTTTCGGCATCGACCGTTTCCCCTATACCATCAGCGATGGGCTGGACAGCACCGGCGCAACCATTTCGGTGGAGGTCTATGTTGAACCATCGGAGCCCTGGTTTCCGCTCGATGAATCCAGCGGGAGTACTGTGGCCGAAGCCGGCGGTTTTGTGGCGAGCAGTCATTCCGGATTCGCCGATAGCGAGGCGGCGCACATTGCCGGGAAGCACGGTAACGCCCTCACGTTTGACGGGGTGGACGACCAGGTAAACCTTTCCGGCATCCCCTTGCCTTCCGGCAGCAGTGCCCGGACGATTTGTGCCTGGGTGCGCGTCTCCGCCACCAGCGGCGTGGAGCTGCAGACCTTCTTTAACTATGGGCAGAATAATTCGGGGCAGCGTTTCAGTTTCCGGCTCGATACCGCCACTCCTGCCGA
This DNA window, taken from Pontiella desulfatans, encodes the following:
- a CDS encoding sulfatase-like hydrolase/transferase, yielding MFRKLVFLFLVAAGVASAQPNIIFILTDDLGWGDLGCFYQNSIVGTKKHATPQLDAFASEGVQLRQHYCGAPVCAPSRASFLLGVHQGHANVRDNQFDKAIEDNHNVATVLKSAGYSTALIGKYGLQGSGSSPATWSAYPTKRGFDYFYGYVRHSDGHQHYPGNSWPLGNSSAHRSPKELYENGSEVSGDLDKCYTTDLFTARAKQWIVDHRAATTNQPFFMFLAYDTPHAALQLPTQAYPAGGGLGGGIQWIGTPSNMINTASGTIDSFRHPDYTGKGWSDVSERFATGVRRIDDGVGDLVLTLQDLNIDTNTLVVFSSDNGPHTESYMSSASYTPQAFDSYGPFDGVKRDCWEGGIRVPTLVRWPGMVSSNAVVEQPSQFHDWLTTFAAAAGIPTPARLDGVSLLPTLTGSGMQKEPLTYIEYDSSQSTPNYSDFDPSHRKRARNQMQVVFQGGYKGVRVNIGSHSDDFEIYDLSSDPKETNNLASVMTSLQTEMKNRVLQVRQSNTSASRPYDSELVPPVAATVENGLEVKTYEGSWSWVPEFEDLVHVGTHAVDGISTAHLSRSADAGLLYTGYIKVPADGTWTFYNTSDEGTILRIHDSLVIDDDFNHIGAEESGTIKLKTGFHPFRLYYRTAASSPVLNMKWEGPGTAKTDIPDTALFRPGNLPPGPPTAIGDAATTAGATSVLINALANDFDDGTPAVLSITDPGSPLAGTAVLESGQIRYTPNPGFFGIDRFPYTISDGLDSTGATISVEVYVEPSEPWFPLDESSGSTVAEAGGFVASSHSGFADSEAAHIAGKHGNALTFDGVDDQVNLSGIPLPSGSSARTICAWVRVSATSGVELQTFFNYGQNNSGQRFSFRLDTATPADQRLRLEVSGGYIVGSTTVNNGAWHHVAVVVDDFNDDGSVNVNEARLYVDGALETVSSSGAKVINTSSSGVPAIGGSNHADNHNFKGDIDEVRIFNSAKTGAEIAELATRSAAEVDANLWFYRNLGNPEPTPADWNAGSRTLAYALGGSPHWNDASVMPQLETTAGGGVEYLYNRRRVLDTAAYVVESTTNLIGGAWESITGGTAVAHLEMAEYDVVSSDIPTNESSRFIRLRISVD